Proteins encoded by one window of Prosthecobacter vanneervenii:
- a CDS encoding PAS domain S-box protein, producing the protein MVLLSGAFRSTALGQQPSSRQKITIASDDNYPPYIFRDAAGNLQGITVDLWRAWEKKTGIQAEIHGMDWGMAQERMKAGEFDVLDTVFSTPDRAAWLDFSKPYATIKVPIFFRTTISGINDLASLKGFPVAAKKGDADVQLLQKAGIAPLQLYNNYEAVITAAQERKVNVFVADAPPVLYFLHKYGLESDFRMSQPISQGQFHRAVRKGNIALLQLVEKGFAELQKTEISRIERHWFGQTLVSSRQLRRLGYWAMIAGALVVLLIGWSWVLRGQVQKRTHALRVSEEQLRLYAEHSPAAIAMLDCDLRYLVVSRRWIQDYRLGEESVVGRRHYNVFPEVPPHWKTIHQRCLSGEVMKCDEEAFTRSDGRIDWIRWEIQPWRQADGSIGGLIFFTEDITARKLAQELLREGETRLIQAFRSTPVALIIARMRDQLLVEVNEAFAALLGWARDEALGHTLVELSVLDDVAASALSLASEKSRSVRDMELVLRNRHGGGAQVMASLETIEFQGEPHAVITFVDITERKRTEAELAKVSADLGRAQSISHIGSWEYWTSDGSIKWSDELYRIFGLPPQSVVLSYEKLLAMVHPDDRAGHDAYLAQLMNARPGVVIAPFEYRALRADGQIAHVMVKVEIQYDEKDRSVRCFGTVQDITERKRADEALRESEATFAAAFENAPIGKAIVAPDGRFLRVNRGLCEIVGYADSELLALSFQDITHQDDLDLDVANVQKMPRHEIQSYQMEKRYIHKSGAVVWVHLSVAMVDDEEGVPGFFVSQIQDISERKRAELRIQQLNRLYAVLSGINETIVREKSAETLLTASCTIAVEKGFFGMAWIGLVDAETGRLQIAAHFGASDEILHRLESMISSSDASCPACAFTQHALQVGETSICNDIAHDELTISWRKDALRHNYLSMAALPLKIGDKIVGVFNLYASTAEFFDADEMSLLNDLAADIGFALGVSRREAELREADKRFIRQRKTLIELTRHLGREAEDALLLLRKIAEGAALTLSVSRVSIWRYNGDRSSLRCVDLFEWEEGRHSSGDELSSKDYPAYFSALADTEMIIADDVLTDPSTRCFADGYLTPHGIRSMLDVPIVVGGVRTGVLCMEHVRTPREWTADEKTFALAMSNLVSLALESVERRQAETSLRESEKRFRQFAETIEEVFWMTDPEGGEMIYVSPAYETIWHRTCASLYADPHSWQEAVHPDDRERVARAASLKRTRGEYDERFRILRPDGSLRWIHDRAFPVRDSHGNVLRIVGTAEDITESKQVEAQLLRSQRMESIGTLAGGIAHDLNNVLTPIMMSIEILKLQETNAKRLEILSSIEGSARRGADMVQQVLSFARGVEGRQIEVKVARLLREIEKIANETFLKNIQVQSRIPQDLWAVQGDPTQLHQVLLNLCVNARDAMPGGGWLRLSASNIMLDDQVRLSDTEARLGPHVMIEVEDSGAGMSPDVLERIFEPFFTTKELGKGTGLGLSTSLAIIKGHQGFLRVQSQVGKGTKFQIYLPANNDAAAHDAAPAEVEIPQGNGELVLVVDDEDSVREILLQTLEAFGYRVLQAADGVEASTIFNVHQAEIAVVLTDMMMPVMDGLATIQVLKRVNPAVRIIAASGLGSKEMLAKAAELGVKEFIPKPYSGETLLKTLARVLKS; encoded by the coding sequence ATGGTTCTGCTTAGTGGGGCTTTCCGCTCTACGGCTCTGGGTCAGCAGCCTTCGTCACGGCAAAAAATCACCATCGCTTCAGACGATAACTATCCCCCGTACATTTTTCGTGATGCTGCAGGAAATTTGCAGGGAATCACCGTGGATCTGTGGCGGGCATGGGAAAAGAAGACTGGCATTCAGGCCGAGATTCACGGCATGGACTGGGGAATGGCCCAGGAGCGGATGAAAGCCGGTGAATTCGATGTGCTGGACACTGTTTTTTCGACGCCAGATCGTGCTGCCTGGCTGGATTTCTCAAAGCCATACGCCACGATCAAAGTCCCCATCTTTTTTCGCACGACCATCTCGGGCATTAATGATCTGGCCTCCCTGAAAGGCTTCCCCGTCGCTGCCAAGAAGGGAGATGCAGATGTTCAGCTGCTTCAAAAAGCAGGGATCGCTCCTCTGCAGTTGTACAACAATTACGAGGCTGTCATCACCGCCGCCCAGGAGCGCAAGGTGAATGTCTTTGTCGCCGATGCCCCTCCCGTGCTTTACTTCCTGCACAAATATGGGCTGGAGTCCGATTTTAGGATGTCTCAGCCCATCAGCCAGGGGCAGTTCCACCGTGCGGTTCGCAAGGGAAACATAGCGCTCCTCCAGCTGGTCGAAAAAGGTTTTGCGGAGCTGCAAAAAACCGAGATATCTCGTATCGAGCGCCACTGGTTTGGCCAGACTCTGGTCAGCAGCAGGCAGCTTCGCCGTCTCGGCTATTGGGCCATGATCGCGGGCGCTCTCGTTGTTTTGCTCATCGGCTGGAGCTGGGTCCTGCGCGGCCAGGTCCAAAAGCGCACTCATGCTTTGAGGGTGAGTGAGGAGCAGTTGCGTCTGTATGCGGAACACAGCCCTGCAGCCATCGCCATGCTGGATTGTGATCTGCGGTATCTTGTCGTCAGTCGCCGCTGGATTCAGGACTACCGCTTGGGCGAGGAGTCTGTGGTGGGGCGCAGGCATTACAATGTTTTCCCTGAAGTCCCCCCGCATTGGAAGACCATTCATCAGCGCTGCCTGTCTGGAGAGGTCATGAAATGTGACGAAGAGGCATTCACTCGGAGTGATGGCAGAATAGACTGGATCCGCTGGGAGATTCAACCTTGGCGCCAGGCGGATGGCTCCATCGGTGGTCTCATCTTTTTCACAGAGGACATTACTGCACGCAAACTGGCTCAGGAGCTTCTGCGCGAGGGGGAGACCCGCCTCATTCAGGCTTTTCGAAGCACGCCTGTGGCGCTGATCATTGCACGCATGCGCGATCAGCTGCTCGTGGAGGTCAATGAGGCATTTGCCGCACTGCTGGGATGGGCGCGCGATGAGGCCCTCGGCCACACGCTGGTTGAATTGTCCGTTCTTGATGACGTTGCCGCCTCGGCTCTAAGTCTGGCCTCGGAGAAAAGTCGCTCTGTGCGTGACATGGAACTCGTTTTGCGCAATCGCCATGGGGGGGGGGCTCAAGTCATGGCGAGCCTGGAGACGATTGAATTTCAGGGCGAGCCCCATGCCGTCATCACATTTGTGGACATCACTGAGCGCAAACGCACGGAGGCCGAACTGGCCAAGGTCAGCGCAGATCTTGGCCGTGCTCAGAGCATCAGTCACATTGGCAGTTGGGAGTATTGGACCTCTGATGGTAGTATTAAATGGTCTGACGAGCTCTATCGGATCTTTGGCCTGCCGCCGCAGTCAGTGGTCCTCAGTTATGAAAAGCTGCTGGCCATGGTTCATCCGGATGATCGTGCAGGGCATGACGCCTACCTCGCTCAGTTGATGAATGCTCGCCCCGGCGTGGTCATCGCACCCTTTGAGTATCGCGCTCTTCGCGCTGACGGCCAGATCGCTCATGTGATGGTCAAAGTGGAGATACAATACGACGAAAAAGACAGGTCAGTACGCTGTTTTGGCACCGTCCAGGATATCACGGAGCGCAAGCGTGCCGACGAAGCTTTGAGAGAAAGCGAGGCCACCTTTGCCGCTGCATTTGAAAACGCTCCCATCGGCAAGGCTATCGTCGCCCCTGACGGCCGCTTCCTGCGAGTAAATCGTGGTCTCTGCGAGATCGTCGGCTACGCTGACTCAGAGCTCCTTGCCTTGTCATTCCAGGACATCACGCATCAGGATGATCTCGATCTTGACGTGGCCAATGTTCAAAAAATGCCCCGGCACGAGATCCAGAGCTACCAGATGGAAAAGCGCTATATCCACAAAAGTGGTGCGGTGGTATGGGTGCACTTGAGTGTTGCCATGGTGGATGATGAGGAGGGCGTTCCGGGCTTCTTCGTTTCCCAGATCCAGGACATCTCTGAACGCAAGAGGGCGGAGCTGCGCATTCAGCAGCTCAATCGTCTTTATGCCGTCCTCAGCGGCATCAATGAGACCATTGTTCGGGAGAAAAGCGCCGAGACCCTGCTCACGGCTTCATGCACGATCGCCGTCGAAAAAGGCTTCTTTGGCATGGCCTGGATCGGACTGGTCGATGCTGAGACTGGCCGGTTGCAGATAGCTGCCCACTTCGGTGCTTCTGACGAAATCCTCCACCGGCTTGAGTCCATGATCAGCTCATCGGACGCTTCTTGTCCTGCCTGTGCTTTTACGCAGCATGCTCTGCAGGTGGGCGAAACCTCGATCTGCAACGACATTGCGCATGATGAGTTGACCATCAGCTGGCGAAAGGATGCTCTGCGTCACAACTATCTTTCCATGGCCGCGCTGCCGCTGAAGATTGGAGACAAAATCGTCGGTGTCTTCAATCTCTATGCCTCCACCGCCGAGTTCTTTGACGCGGATGAAATGTCCCTGCTCAACGACCTTGCGGCAGATATTGGCTTTGCCCTTGGAGTCAGTCGACGGGAGGCGGAGCTGCGGGAGGCGGACAAACGTTTCATCAGGCAGCGCAAGACTCTCATTGAGCTCACCCGCCATCTCGGCAGAGAGGCGGAAGACGCCCTCCTGCTCTTGCGCAAAATCGCCGAGGGGGCTGCTCTCACATTGAGTGTTTCACGGGTGAGCATCTGGCGCTATAACGGTGACCGCTCCTCCCTTCGCTGTGTCGATCTCTTTGAGTGGGAGGAGGGGCGTCATTCCTCCGGAGATGAGCTTTCCTCCAAAGACTATCCGGCATACTTCAGTGCGCTGGCGGACACCGAGATGATCATTGCCGACGACGTCCTCACGGACCCGAGCACACGCTGCTTTGCTGACGGCTATCTCACTCCCCATGGTATTCGCTCCATGCTTGATGTGCCGATTGTGGTCGGTGGTGTTCGCACCGGCGTGCTGTGCATGGAGCACGTTCGCACGCCGCGGGAATGGACTGCGGATGAAAAAACCTTCGCGCTGGCGATGTCAAATCTCGTCTCCCTCGCTCTGGAAAGCGTTGAACGCAGGCAGGCTGAGACGTCCTTGCGTGAAAGTGAAAAACGTTTTCGCCAGTTTGCGGAAACGATTGAGGAGGTCTTCTGGATGACTGACCCCGAGGGTGGCGAAATGATCTACGTCAGCCCGGCTTATGAAACCATCTGGCACCGCACTTGCGCCAGTCTCTATGCCGATCCCCATAGCTGGCAGGAGGCGGTTCACCCAGATGATCGCGAGCGAGTTGCCCGCGCCGCTTCTCTTAAGCGCACCCGTGGCGAATACGATGAGCGCTTCCGCATCCTGCGTCCGGACGGCAGCCTCCGCTGGATCCATGATCGTGCATTTCCTGTGCGCGACTCCCATGGAAACGTACTGCGCATCGTCGGAACGGCAGAAGACATCACAGAGAGCAAGCAGGTGGAGGCACAGCTTCTGCGTTCCCAGCGCATGGAGAGCATCGGCACTCTTGCTGGCGGCATCGCGCACGATCTGAACAACGTGCTCACTCCAATCATGATGTCGATTGAGATCCTGAAATTGCAGGAGACCAATGCAAAACGTCTGGAGATTCTCTCCTCCATCGAAGGCAGCGCCAGGCGCGGCGCCGACATGGTGCAGCAGGTGTTGTCATTCGCCCGTGGCGTGGAGGGCCGCCAGATCGAGGTGAAAGTGGCGCGCCTTCTCAGGGAAATTGAGAAAATCGCAAACGAGACCTTCCTCAAAAATATCCAGGTGCAGAGCCGCATTCCGCAGGATCTCTGGGCCGTTCAGGGAGATCCTACCCAGTTGCATCAGGTCCTGCTCAATCTCTGCGTCAATGCCCGTGATGCCATGCCCGGCGGCGGTTGGCTCAGGCTGTCCGCCAGCAATATCATGCTCGATGATCAGGTCCGGCTCTCAGACACCGAGGCCAGGCTCGGTCCGCACGTTATGATCGAGGTTGAAGACAGCGGGGCAGGCATGTCCCCCGATGTGCTTGAGCGCATTTTTGAGCCCTTCTTCACCACCAAGGAACTCGGAAAAGGCACTGGCCTGGGGCTTTCCACCTCACTGGCTATCATCAAAGGGCACCAGGGCTTTTTGCGCGTGCAGAGCCAGGTCGGTAAAGGCACCAAATTCCAGATTTACCTTCCCGCAAACAACGATGCAGCCGCCCATGACGCTGCCCCTGCTGAGGTGGAAATACCACAAGGAAATGGCGAGCTCGTTCTGGTCGTTGACGACGAGGATTCCGTCCGTGAGATCCTGCTGCAGACTTTGGAGGCGTTTGGTTACCGCGTTCTCCAGGCTGCAGACGGCGTCGAGGCATCCACCATCTTCAATGTGCATCAGGCAGAGATAGCCGTGGTGCTTACAGACATGATGATGCCTGTCATGGATGGCCTGGCCACCATTCAGGTGCTCAAGCGTGTGAACCCTGCAGTGCGCATCATCGCGGCTAGCGGCCTGGGCAGTAAGGAAATGCTGGCAAAAGCCGCCGAATTGGGCGTGAAGGAGTTTATCCCCAAGCCCTACTCTGGCGAAACCCTGCTCAAAACCCTTGCTCGGGTGCTGAAGTCCTAG